DNA sequence from the Candidatus Limnocylindrales bacterium genome:
CACGTTCGGGGCTCCGCTGTTCCTGGCGCTGTCGGCAGCAGCCTTGTCGCTGCGATACCGCGAGCGCTTCGCCTCGTTGGCCGATTTCATCGGTTTTCTGCGCCGCCGTGCCGTGCAGCTCCTGCCGGCGTACGTGCTCTGGAGCATCACGAGCGCTGCCTCGCACGACGTGACGCTGGTTCTCGATCCTTTGCGCGTGGCCTCGCTGCTGCGCTACGGCACCGGCGATGCGCAGCTCTACTTCGTGCCGCTGCTGTTCCAGCTCTACCTGGTCTGGCCGCTGCTGCAGCCGATGGTCGCAGCCGTTTCGCGCATTCGACATGCAATCCTGCTTCTGGCCGGCGGCGCCGCGATCTCGTGGGCGGCGGCATACCAGTACATCGGAACGCCCTTGCTGCTGGTGCTGTTCCTCGTTTACGTCTGCACGGGCGTTGCGGCCGCGCCGCTGCTCGCAGGCGGAAAAATGCGGTCGGCGGCGCCGGCGGGCGCAGCAGCCGTCGCGACCGTTCTGTCGTTCGCCGTCTTCGTCGATGACTTCTTCGACACGCTGATCGCATACCCGACGAAGGACGCGGCGATTCTCGCCAGCATGATCTTTCAGACGGTGCCGATGATCTACATCGTCGCATTCACCCTGCTCGGTGCGCTGGCGGCGCCGGCGCTGGCGTCGTCATGGGCGGGGCGTGCACTGGCGGCACTCGGTCGCGCCTCGTACGGCATCTTCCTGAGCCACCTTCTGGTCGCGCGCTTCCTGGTCTTTCCGCTGCTTCTGGGAGACGCGGACGCGGGGACGCCGGTGGTGCCGATGATCGTGGCATGGCTGGCCACCGTCGTCCTCAGTCATGCCTTCACGCTGGCGCTGGCGTCGGGACGGTGGACGTCGTGGATCGTAGGGGCACGCGCGTAAGACGGCGGCACCGAGTCTGGCGGTGGGCGGCGGCGGCGCCGACCGGTGCGACGATGGCGCCGACGGGGTACGCGGGCCGTTCAGCGAACGAGCTGTCGCGACGGATCGGGCCGGCGCCCGCTGCGCCGCAGCTCGAAGTAGTCCGCGAGCACCTGCGCATGGTCGAAGGCCAGGGGCGAGGGCAGCGAGCCTTCGTCCACGACGATGGCCGAGGCAGCATCGTCGCCGCCCACCGGCTCTCCCTGGGCACGGGCGATGAAGACCGCCGTCACCGTGTGGTGGCGCGGATCGCGAGCAGGATCCGAGTACAC
Encoded proteins:
- a CDS encoding acyltransferase family protein yields the protein MPEPPRIAAIDVLRGVAILGVAGLHVSWRWIQELPLLDVRTRPLIVLNLFFTFGAPLFLALSAAALSLRYRERFASLADFIGFLRRRAVQLLPAYVLWSITSAASHDVTLVLDPLRVASLLRYGTGDAQLYFVPLLFQLYLVWPLLQPMVAAVSRIRHAILLLAGGAAISWAAAYQYIGTPLLLVLFLVYVCTGVAAAPLLAGGKMRSAAPAGAAAVATVLSFAVFVDDFFDTLIAYPTKDAAILASMIFQTVPMIYIVAFTLLGALAAPALASSWAGRALAALGRASYGIFLSHLLVARFLVFPLLLGDADAGTPVVPMIVAWLATVVLSHAFTLALASGRWTSWIVGARA
- a CDS encoding NUDIX hydrolase, giving the protein MSVRNNEGPFLAADAIIELEGGGIVLIERGGQPKGWAIPGGFVDYGESLEKAAVREAREETGLEVTLVDLLYVYSDPARDPRHHTVTAVFIARAQGEPVGGDDAASAIVVDEGSLPSPLAFDHAQVLADYFELRRSGRRPDPSRQLVR